The nucleotide window ATCTTCCACCACAATCCCGATTATTAGTTTTGGTTTTTCTGAAGGGATTCTATGTTGAGAAAACAAAATTTGGTTTAATAGCAGAAATATTGTTAGAAATATGATTCTTTTTGACATTAGGAATTTGTTAATATTTTGTTGTACTGTTTTTCCAGATTAATTACATTTTTCTTAATAAGAGAAATAATATTCCTATAGCAACGAAAAGGCTAAGAAAAATATTGAAAAAAGCGAACCAATAGTTTCCATTTTTTATAAGTTCGAACGTTTCGAAGCTAAAGGTTGAAAAGGTACTAAATCCACCGCAAAAACCAATCAGCAAAAACGATTTTAAGACATTATTTTGCAAAAGCTTTTCACCAATAAAATATAGTAATAACCCAAGAATCAGTGTACTTATAATGTTTGACAATAATGTTGCGAGAGGATTAATATTTTGAAAATTACCTGTAGTAACTTTTGAAATACCGAATCGCATTAAACTTCCGAAACCACCACCAACAAATATTGCAATAATATTGAGCATATCATTTCTAAAAATTTGCAAATATAATTTATAATTTTTTGTTTCTGTTTTATCCTTATTAAAATCAGTAATTCCGCAACAAAAATAATCAGCCAGTCACAAATTCTCAATAAAGAATACTAGATATAGCTTTCCCATTCAGCTTTTAGGGCTGTCATGATTTTGTATTTGAATTTACATTTTTACCTCCTTTTGTTTTTTAGCTA belongs to Bacteroidota bacterium and includes:
- a CDS encoding CrcB family protein; this encodes MLNIIAIFVGGGFGSLMRFGISKVTTGNFQNINPLATLLSNIISTLILGLLLYFIGEKLLQNNVLKSFLLIGFCGGFSTFSTFSFETFELIKNGNYWFAFFNIFLSLFVAIGILFLLLRKM